From Ostrinia nubilalis chromosome 9, ilOstNubi1.1, whole genome shotgun sequence, one genomic window encodes:
- the LOC135074665 gene encoding uncharacterized protein LOC135074665 isoform X3, which produces MINDIAKSPHNLLICCLDDDPEVVGEIIGASITKVDKKDDPERNLNFTTKTKEVGASFAIISKLISRYNALKDHKLDIFLNDRGVVVNPKYRGLGLAQMFFNVRRQICHDIGIPLTGAWMTAAGSQKAAARDGWETAYEMTYEDFGKETGIVFENVPPICKYMTGKPLQM; this is translated from the exons ATGATCAATGACATTGCTAAGAGTCCACACAACTTACTAATATGTTGTTTGGATGATGATCCTGAAGTTGTTGGAGAAATTATAGGAGCCTCTATAACAAAAGTTGACAAGAAAGATGACCCTGAAAGAAATTTGAATTTTACG ACAAAAACTAAAGAGGTGGGAGCTAGTTTTGCAATAATAAGTAAACTTATCTCTAGATACAACGCTTTGAAGGATCATAAGCTCGACATTTTTCTTAATGACAGAGGAGTTGTAGTAAATCCAAAATATAGAGGTCTTGGACTTGCTCAAATGTTCTTCAATGTCAG GCGCCAAATATGTCATGATATTGGAATACCTCTCACTGGAGCCTGGATGACGGCTGCAGGCTCTCAGAAGGCAGCAGCCCGTGATGGATGGGAGACGGCCTACGAGATGACATACGAAGATTTCGGAAAAGAAACTGGAATTGTCTTCGAAAACGTACCACCGATATGTAAATATATGACCGGCAAGCCATTGCAAATGTAG
- the LOC135074669 gene encoding uncharacterized protein LOC135074669: MINDVAKSPHNLIICCLDEDPEVVGEIIGASITIVDKKDDPETNLNFTTKTKEVGVSFAIISKLISRYNALKDHKLDIFLNDRGVVVNPKYRGLGLAQVFFNVRRQICHDIGIPLTGAWMTAAGSQKAAARDGWETAYEMTYEDFGKETGIVFENVPPTCKYMTGKPLQM; encoded by the exons ATGATCAATGACGTTGCTAAAAGTCCGCACAACTTAATAATATGTTGTTTAGATGAAGATCCTGAAGTTGTTGGAGAAATTATAGGAGCCTCTATAACAATAGTCGACAAGAAAGACGACCCTGAAACAAATTTGAATTTTACG ACAAAAACTAAAGAGGTGGGAGTTAGTTTTGCAATAATAAGTAAACTTATCTCTAGATACAACGCTTTGAAGGATCATAAGCTCGACATTTTTCTTAATGACAGAGGAGTTGTAGTAAATCCAAAATATAGAGGTCTTGGACTTGCTCAAGTGTTCTTCAATGTCAG GCGCCAAATATGTCATGATATTGGAATACCTCTCACTGGAGCCTGGATGACGGCTGCAGGCTCTCAGAAAGCAGCAGCCCGTGATGGATGGGAGACGGCCTACGAGATGACATACGAAGATTTCGGAAAAGAAACTGGAATTGTCTTTGAAAACGTACCACCTACCTGTAAATATATGACCGGCAAGCCATTGCAAATGTAG
- the LOC135074665 gene encoding uncharacterized protein LOC135074665 isoform X2, with protein sequence MSQTPRVWRKFTVKSKDGELKLRIQDMPSDRLNDFIDICMKYFIPQETCNKTAVVGEIIGASITKVDKKDDPERNLNFTTKTKEVGASFAIISKLISRYNALKDHKLDIFLNDRGVVVNPKYRGLGLAQMFFNVRRQICHDIGIPLTGAWMTAAGSQKAAARDGWETAYEMTYEDFGKETGIVFENVPPICKYMTGKPLQM encoded by the exons ATGTCACAAACACCGCGAGTTTGGCGAAAATTCACAGTGAAAAGCAAAGATGGTGAATTAAAACTACGTATTCAGGACATGCCGAGTGATCGTTTAAACGATTTTATTGATATCTGCATGAAATATTTCATTCCGCAAGAGACGTGTAATAAAACAGCAG TTGTTGGAGAAATTATAGGAGCCTCTATAACAAAAGTTGACAAGAAAGATGACCCTGAAAGAAATTTGAATTTTACG ACAAAAACTAAAGAGGTGGGAGCTAGTTTTGCAATAATAAGTAAACTTATCTCTAGATACAACGCTTTGAAGGATCATAAGCTCGACATTTTTCTTAATGACAGAGGAGTTGTAGTAAATCCAAAATATAGAGGTCTTGGACTTGCTCAAATGTTCTTCAATGTCAG GCGCCAAATATGTCATGATATTGGAATACCTCTCACTGGAGCCTGGATGACGGCTGCAGGCTCTCAGAAGGCAGCAGCCCGTGATGGATGGGAGACGGCCTACGAGATGACATACGAAGATTTCGGAAAAGAAACTGGAATTGTCTTCGAAAACGTACCACCGATATGTAAATATATGACCGGCAAGCCATTGCAAATGTAG
- the LOC135074665 gene encoding uncharacterized protein LOC135074665 isoform X1: MSQTPRVWRKFTVKSKDGELKLRIQDMPSDRLNDFIDICMKYFIPQETCNKTAGIYKSEEALAESREFVTRMINDIAKSPHNLLICCLDDDPEVVGEIIGASITKVDKKDDPERNLNFTTKTKEVGASFAIISKLISRYNALKDHKLDIFLNDRGVVVNPKYRGLGLAQMFFNVRRQICHDIGIPLTGAWMTAAGSQKAAARDGWETAYEMTYEDFGKETGIVFENVPPICKYMTGKPLQM; encoded by the exons ATGTCACAAACACCGCGAGTTTGGCGAAAATTCACAGTGAAAAGCAAAGATGGTGAATTAAAACTACGTATTCAGGACATGCCGAGTGATCGTTTAAACGATTTTATTGATATCTGCATGAAATATTTCATTCCGCAAGAGACGTGTAATAAAACAGCAG GTATATATAAAAGTGAGGAGGCTCTGGCGGAATCGAGAGAATTCGTCACAAGAATGATCAATGACATTGCTAAGAGTCCACACAACTTACTAATATGTTGTTTGGATGATGATCCTGAAGTTGTTGGAGAAATTATAGGAGCCTCTATAACAAAAGTTGACAAGAAAGATGACCCTGAAAGAAATTTGAATTTTACG ACAAAAACTAAAGAGGTGGGAGCTAGTTTTGCAATAATAAGTAAACTTATCTCTAGATACAACGCTTTGAAGGATCATAAGCTCGACATTTTTCTTAATGACAGAGGAGTTGTAGTAAATCCAAAATATAGAGGTCTTGGACTTGCTCAAATGTTCTTCAATGTCAG GCGCCAAATATGTCATGATATTGGAATACCTCTCACTGGAGCCTGGATGACGGCTGCAGGCTCTCAGAAGGCAGCAGCCCGTGATGGATGGGAGACGGCCTACGAGATGACATACGAAGATTTCGGAAAAGAAACTGGAATTGTCTTCGAAAACGTACCACCGATATGTAAATATATGACCGGCAAGCCATTGCAAATGTAG
- the LOC135074648 gene encoding uncharacterized protein LOC135074648, giving the protein MSQTPRVWRKFTVKSKDGELKLRIQDMPSDRLDDLNDIFLKYFVTEETSHKAAGIHKSEEALAESRELFVTEMSTDIAKSPHNLIIIICCLDEDPEVVGEIIGASITTVAKKDDPEEDMNFTDKKTKTKEVAAMFAIIDILFSKYDVMKDLNLDSFLDDRGVVINPKYRGLGIAQMFFNVRRQICHNLGIPLTGAWMTSAGSQKAAARDGWETVFEIPYEEFGKEAGVVFEDVPPSCKFMTAKPLSI; this is encoded by the exons ATGTCACAAACACCGCGAGTTTGGCGAAAATTCACAGTGAAAAGTAAAGATGGTGAATTAAAATTACGTATTCAGGACATGCCGAGTGATCGTTTGGACGATCTTAACGATATCTTTTTGAAATATTTCGTTACGGAAGAGACATCCCACAAAGCAGcag GTATACATAAAAGTGAAGAAGCTCTGGCGGAATCAAGAGAATTATTCGTCACAGAAATGTCTACTGACATTGCTAAAAGTCCAcacaacttaataataattatatgttGTTTAGATGAAGATCCTGAAGTTGTTGGAGAAATTATTGGAGCGTCTATAACAACAGTCGCAAAGAAAGATGACCCTGAAGAAGATATGAATTTCACGGATaaaaag ACAAAAACTAAGGAGGTGGCAGCTATGTTTGCAATAATAGATATACTTTTTTCAAAATACGACGTGATGAAGGATCTGAATCTCGACAGTTTCCTTGATGACAGAGGAGTGGTAATAAATCCAAAATATAGAGGTCTTGGAATTGCTCAAATGTTCTTCAATGTCAG GCGCCAGATATGCCATAACCTTGGAATACCTCTCACTGGAGCCTGGATGACGTCAGCAGGCTCTCAGAAGGCAGCGGCCCGTGATGGATGGGAAACAGTCTTCGAGATTCCATACGAAGAATTCGGGAAAGAAGCTGGAGTCGTGTTTGAAGATGTACCACCTTCCTGTAAATTTATGACCGCCAAGCCATTATCGATCTAG